The Pedobacter frigiditerrae genomic sequence CCAGGCATGGCTATTCACGAAATGGGAACAGCTAGAATGGGACTTGATCCTAAAACATCAGTGTTAAACAAATGGAACCAAATGCATGAGGTTAAAAATGTATTTGTAACTGATGGTTCATGCATGCCTTCTGCAGCTTGTCAAAATCCATCATTAACTTATATGGCATTAACTGCTAGAGCAGCAGATTTTGCAGTTAGCGAATTAAAAAAAGGAAACTTATAGAAAGGCATAAAGGCAAAAGCTTAAAGACTAAAGCAAACTAAATAGCTTTAGTCTTTGGTCTTTACTCTTTTAGCTCAAAAAACTATGAAAGAAAAAATAAGAATGGGTATGGTTGGCGGTGGTAAGCAGGCTTTTATTGGCGCTGTTCATCGCATGGCTGCTAACCTAGATGGTTTAATAGAACTTTGCTGTGGAGCATTTAGTTCAAATGCTGAAAATTCAATCGCATCTGGTAAAGATTTATTCCTTCCTGAGGATAGAGTTTATACCAGTTTTACTGAGATGATTTTAACAGAAAGCAAACTTCCAGCTTCTGAAAGAATGCATTTTGTAAGCATTGTAACACCAAATCATTTGCACTTTGAACCTGCAATGTTGGCTTTAGAAAATGGTTTCCACGTATTAATAGATAAGCCAATCACTTTTAGTTTAGCAGAAGCTAAAGCTCTAAAACAAAAAGCAGAAGAAACCGGATTAATGATTTGTTTAACGCACACTTATTCGGGTTACCCGATGGTAAAACAGGCTAAACAAATGGTTGCCAATGGCGATTTAGGAAAAATAAGAAAAGTAGTTGTAGAATATCCTCAAGGTTGGTTAAGCAATCCTGCACCAAGTGATAATAAGCAAGCTGCTTGGCGAGCAGATCCAGCAAAAAGTGGGATTAGTGGTTGCATGGCAGATGTTGGCACTCACGCTGCTCATTTAGCTGAATATATTTCTGGTTTGCAAATCACTAAAATTTGTGCGGATTTAAATATTCTAGTTGAAGGTAGATTATTAGATGATGATGGTAACGTGCTATTGAGATTTAATAATGGAGCCAATGGCGTTTTATTTGCATCGCAAATAGCAGCTGGTGAGGAAAATGCAATTAAGATTTATGTTTATGGGGAAAAGGGTGGCTTAGAATGGCATCAAATGGAGCCGAATACATTAACCGTAAAATGGTTAGACCAGCCTATGCAAGTTTATAGAACTGGCAATGGCTACAATTCTGATATTGCTAAATATAATACAAGAACGCCTTCTGGTCACCCAGAGGGATATTTAGAAGCTTTCGCTAATATTTATAAAAACTTCGCACAAACTATATCTGCCTTACAAAGTGGAGAAAAGCCAAGCCCAGAAATGTTAGATTTTCCTGGTGCTGATGATGGTGTAAGAGGAATGGCATTTATAGAAAACGTAGTTGCTTCAAGTAAGTCAGATCAAAAATGGTTCGATTTTAAAATTTAACAAATGACAACAATACAAGGACCAGCAGTATTTTTAGCCCAGTTTATTGGAGATGAAGCCCCATTTAATTCATTAGATGGAATTTGTAAATGGGCAGCAGGCTTAGGCTTTAAGGGCATACAAATGCCAACTTTAGATAAAAGATTTATAGACCTAAAATTAGCAGCAGAAAGTAAAACTTATGCTGATGAATTAACTGCAAAAGTAGCATCTTATGGCTTGGTAATTACCGAACTTTCTACGCATTTGCAGGGTCAACTAGTTGCGGTAAATCCTGCTTATGATTCTTTATTTGATGCTTTTGCAGCTGACGAGGTAAAAAACAATCCAAAAGCTAGAACAGAATGGGCTGTGCAACAGATGAAATATGCGGCTAAAGCTTCTCAAAATTTAGGATTAAAAGCCCATGCTACTTTTAGTGGCTCTTTATTATGGCATACTTTTCATCCTTGGCCGCAAAGACCAGATGGATTGGTTGATGAGGGATTTACAGAATTAGCAAAACGTTGGACTCCCATTTTAGATGAATTTGATAACTGCGGTGTTGATGTTTGTTATGAGATTCATCCAGGAGAAGATTTATTTGATGGAGAAACTTACGAAATGTTTTTAGAAAAGGTAAATCATCACCCAAGAGCTTGTTTGCTTTATGACCCATCTCACTTTGTGTTACAACAATTAGATTATATTCAATACATCGATTTTTATCATGAGCGTATTAAAGCTTTCCATGTTAAGGATGCAGAATTTAATCCGACAGGAAAACAAGGGACTTTCGGCGGTTACCAAAGCTGGGCAAACCGTGCTGGTAGATACCGTTCGCCTGGAGATGGACAAGTAGATTTTAAACGCATTTTTAGTAAACTAACGCAGTACGATTATAAAGGTTGGGCTGTAATGGAATGGGAATGTTGTATAAAAGATTCTGAAACTGGCGCAAGAGAAGGTGCCGAATTTATTAAAAATCACATTATCCCTGTAACTACAAAAGCATTTGATGATTTTGCATCAGCTGGAGGGGATTCAAATTTTAACAAAACTATTTTAGGCATATAATACACACAAACAAATGAAAAAAACACTTTTATTTTTAAGCGGACTTACTTTATTTTTAGCTGCCTGTGGAGGTTCTTCAGATTCTTCAGATTCAAGTTCAGCAAGTACTCCACCACCTGCGGCTTCATCGTCTTCAACGGCTATGGAACCAGGGGAATTATTAATCGTAAAATCAGACTGCGTTGGTTGTCACCACAAAGAAAATAAATTGATTGGTCCAGCTTACCAAGAGATTGCTGCAAAGTACCCATCTAATGATGAAAATATTGCACTTTTAGCAAGCAAGATCATAAAAGGCGGAAAAGGTGTTTGGGGAGCAGTACCAATGACACCTCATACAAAAATAACTGAAGACGAAGCAAAAACGATGGTTAAATATATTCTTTCACTAAAAAAATAACATTCAACCCTAAAATCTAACCAAATGGATAATGTAAAAAAAGAAACGGAAGCGAGTAAAAGTAGACGTAATTTTATTAAAACGACTGCAGTTGCATCAGCTGGATTTATGATTGTACCACGCCATGTTTTAGGTGGAACAGGATTCGTAGCTCCAAGCGATAGATTGATTATTGCAAGTGTTGGTGTTGGCGGTAAAGGTAAAAGCGATGTTGCCATGTTTGATAAAAGTGGCAAAGCAGACATTGGATTTCTTTGTGATGTAGATACGCGTAGAGCAGCGGATAGTGTAAAAGCTTTCCCAAAAGCTAAATTTTATAAAGATTGGCGGGAAATGTATGAAAAGGAAAGCAAAAATTTTGATGCTGTTTCTGTTTCAACACCAGACCATAACCACGCTGTACAAGCCATGGCCGCCATGCAATTAGGCAAGCATGTATATGTTCAAAAGCCTTTAGCACATGATATTTTCGAAGCAAGAGCATTAACCGCAGCAGCCAAAAAATATAATGTAGTTACCCAAATGGGAAATCAAGGTGCATCTAACAATGGCCCTCGCCAGATGAAAGAGTGGTATGACGCAGGTTTAATTGGTGATGTGCATACCGTTTATGCGTTTACCGATAGACCAGTTTGGCCACAAGGTATTCCATGGTCGGCAAATAAAGCAGACATTCCAAAGGAATTAGATTGGGATTTATGGTTAGGAACTGCTCCTTACAAAGAATTTGTAGACAAATTAGTTCCATTTAACTGGCGTGGGTGGTGGGATTACGGAACAGGCGCACTTGGAGATATGGGTTGCCACTTGTTAGAAGCGCCATTTAGCGTATTGGGCTTAAAATATGCAACCGAAGTACAAGCAAGTGTTGGCTCTGTTTATGTCGATGAATTTAAACGAGGTTATTTCCCAGACAGTTGCCCTCCTTCTAGCCACGTAACTTTAAAATTCCCTAAAACTGCAAAAACAAAAGGCGATGTAACCGTACATTGGATGGATGGTGGTGTGCAGCCAGCAAGACCAGAAGAATTGGGGGCAAATGAAACATTTGGAGATGGTGGTAATGCTACTTTGTTTATTGGTACAAAAGGCAAAATGATGGCTGGTACTTATGGACTAAACCCTCGTTTATTGCCAACTTCTAAAACTGCAGAAATAAAGGTAAAAGAGAAATTTGCTCGTGTTAAGGATGAAGCAAATGGACATTACGCACAATGGGTAGAGGCTTGTATTGCTGGCCCTGGCAAAAAAGAGTTAAGTTCTCCTTTTGAAATTGCTGGCCCACTAACAGAGTGTTTACTAATGGCTAACTTGGCTATCCGTGGAGCTGATATTCAACGTAAAGACGCTAACGGAAAAATCACTTATCCTGGAAGATATTCTAAATTACTTTGGGATAACGACCAAATGAAGGTAACCAACTTTGAAGATGTAAACCAATTTGTAAAAAGAGAGTACCGTAAAGGTTGGACCTTAGGATCATAATATTAAATTTAAAAGAGAACATGAAACAATACATATTTGCAGTAATAGCAATAGTTGCAATGGGCTGTAGCTCTACTGCCCAAACGAAAAAGAAGGGATTTGTAAAATTATTTGACGGAAAAACCACAACAGGTTGGCATAGTTATAATAAAACTGGTGTTGGATCAGCTTGGGAAGTAGCTGATGGTGCATTACATATGAACCCTGCTAAAAAAGGTGCAGCTGGTGGTGGCGATTTAGTGACTGATAAAGAATATTCAAACTACCATTTAAAATATGACTGGAAAGTTGCCCCAGGAGCAAATAGTGGTGTTATTTTTTATGTTCATGAGGATAAAAAATATGGCCAAACTTACCTTACCGGACCAGAGATGCAAGTAATCGACAATGATGGCCATAAGGATGGAAAAATCATTAAGCACAGAGCTGGTGACTTGTACGACATATTAAAAAGTACATCTGAGCCAGTTAAACCTGTTGGACAATGGAATAAAGCCGAGATTTTATCTGACAATGGAAAATTAACCTTCAAATTAAATGGAGTTACGATTGTAGAAACTACGATGTGGGATGACAATTGGAAAGCTTTAATTGCTGGTAGCAAATTTAAAACCTGGGAAGGTTTTGGCACATACAAAACTGGCAAAATAGCTTTGCAAGATCACGGCGATGAAGTTTGGTACAAAAATATTAGCATTAAAGAACTATAATAAAGGTAGATAGTAGAAAGGTTTAGGGTGGAACGCTCAACCTTACCTATTTTCTACAAACTCAAATAAACCACAAGCCTTAAAGTCCTCCCTTCTGGGGAGGATTTAGGTGGGGCTTTAAAACCAAATATAAAATGAACTCAACTATCCGCATTAAACTCTCACTCATGATGTTCCTAGAATTTTTTATCTGGGGCGCATGGTTCGTAACGCTAGGTACATTTTTAGCTAAAAATTTAAACGCTTCAGGTCCAGAAACTGGCTCAGTATTTTCTACACAATCATGGGGAGCAATCATTGCACCATTCATTATTGGGTTAATTGCAGATCGGTATTTTAATGCTGAAAAAATTCTTGGTGTTTTACATATTCTTGGCGCCATATTAATGTATCAAATGTATAATGCAGCTGATATTTCGGTGTTTTATCCTTACGTTTTAAGTTACATGATTTTATATATGCCAACATTAGCGCTAGTAAATTCAGTATCATTTAATCAAATGAAAGATCCTGAAAAAGAGTTCTCGAGTATTAGAATTTGGGGTACATTAGGTTGGATTGCAGCAGGATTACTAATTAGTTTCGCTTTCCATTGGGATTCTCAAGAAGGTGTAAAAGATGGCCTGCTAAGAAACACATTCTTAATGGCAAGTATTGCTTCAATTGTTCTTGGTTTATTTAGCTTCCTGTTACCAAAAACACCTCCAAAGGGTAAAGGCGAAAAGGTTACTATTTCTGATATTTTAGGATTGGATGCTTTAAAACTATTGAAGGACAAGAATTTCCTAATCTTCTTTATTTCATCAATATTAATCTGCATTCCGTTGGCGTTTTACTATCAAAATGCCAATAATTTCCTTACAAATGTTGGAATGGATAATCCTACTGGAAAAATGACAATTGGACAAGTTTCAGAAGTATTGTTCCTTTTAGCTTTACCTATCTTCTTTAAAAAGTTTGGATTTAAGAAAACGATATTAGTTGGTATGCTTGCTTGGGCAATTCGCTATGTGTTGTTTGCATATGGCAATGCTGGGGAATTAAGCTTTATGCTGATTACAGGAATAGCCCTACACGGAATTTGTTATGATTTCTTTTTTGTTTCTGGTCAAATTTATACCAACTCAAAAGCAGGCGATAAATTTAAAAGTGCAGCTCAAGGCCTAATTACTTTAGCTACCTATGGAATAGGAATGCTAATTGGATTTATGGTAGCAGGTCAAATTACTGAAATGTACAAAGTTAATGGAGCTCAAGACTGGAAAATGGTATGGATTATTCCTGCTGGCATTGCTTTTGTTGTATTTTTAATATTCGCATTGCTATTTAACGACAAAACAAAACCTGAACCAGAAGTATAATTAATATTTAATCCCTTACGATGAATTCTAGAAGAACATTTTTAAAACAAACCGGTTTATTAGCCGCAGGTATAGCAGTTGCACCTTCCTTTGCTTGTACTTTACCAAAAAAACATCCCATTGGATTACAATTATATAGTTTGAGAGATGTTATTAAAAACGATATAAAAGGTATTATTTCTAAAGTAGCTGCGATTGGTTATAAAGAAGTAGAAACTTATGGATATTCTAAAAAAGGTGGTTTTTGGGGATTAGATGCGAAAGCGTTTAGTATTTTATTAAAGGATAACGGTATAAAAGCCCCAAGTGGGCATTATGATTTAGATGATTTTATGTCGGGTAAAACCAGCGATAGTTTAAAATTATGCATAGAAGCAGCA encodes the following:
- a CDS encoding Gfo/Idh/MocA family oxidoreductase translates to MKEKIRMGMVGGGKQAFIGAVHRMAANLDGLIELCCGAFSSNAENSIASGKDLFLPEDRVYTSFTEMILTESKLPASERMHFVSIVTPNHLHFEPAMLALENGFHVLIDKPITFSLAEAKALKQKAEETGLMICLTHTYSGYPMVKQAKQMVANGDLGKIRKVVVEYPQGWLSNPAPSDNKQAAWRADPAKSGISGCMADVGTHAAHLAEYISGLQITKICADLNILVEGRLLDDDGNVLLRFNNGANGVLFASQIAAGEENAIKIYVYGEKGGLEWHQMEPNTLTVKWLDQPMQVYRTGNGYNSDIAKYNTRTPSGHPEGYLEAFANIYKNFAQTISALQSGEKPSPEMLDFPGADDGVRGMAFIENVVASSKSDQKWFDFKI
- a CDS encoding sugar phosphate isomerase/epimerase encodes the protein MTTIQGPAVFLAQFIGDEAPFNSLDGICKWAAGLGFKGIQMPTLDKRFIDLKLAAESKTYADELTAKVASYGLVITELSTHLQGQLVAVNPAYDSLFDAFAADEVKNNPKARTEWAVQQMKYAAKASQNLGLKAHATFSGSLLWHTFHPWPQRPDGLVDEGFTELAKRWTPILDEFDNCGVDVCYEIHPGEDLFDGETYEMFLEKVNHHPRACLLYDPSHFVLQQLDYIQYIDFYHERIKAFHVKDAEFNPTGKQGTFGGYQSWANRAGRYRSPGDGQVDFKRIFSKLTQYDYKGWAVMEWECCIKDSETGAREGAEFIKNHIIPVTTKAFDDFASAGGDSNFNKTILGI
- a CDS encoding c-type cytochrome is translated as MKKTLLFLSGLTLFLAACGGSSDSSDSSSASTPPPAASSSSTAMEPGELLIVKSDCVGCHHKENKLIGPAYQEIAAKYPSNDENIALLASKIIKGGKGVWGAVPMTPHTKITEDEAKTMVKYILSLKK
- a CDS encoding Gfo/Idh/MocA family oxidoreductase; translation: MDNVKKETEASKSRRNFIKTTAVASAGFMIVPRHVLGGTGFVAPSDRLIIASVGVGGKGKSDVAMFDKSGKADIGFLCDVDTRRAADSVKAFPKAKFYKDWREMYEKESKNFDAVSVSTPDHNHAVQAMAAMQLGKHVYVQKPLAHDIFEARALTAAAKKYNVVTQMGNQGASNNGPRQMKEWYDAGLIGDVHTVYAFTDRPVWPQGIPWSANKADIPKELDWDLWLGTAPYKEFVDKLVPFNWRGWWDYGTGALGDMGCHLLEAPFSVLGLKYATEVQASVGSVYVDEFKRGYFPDSCPPSSHVTLKFPKTAKTKGDVTVHWMDGGVQPARPEELGANETFGDGGNATLFIGTKGKMMAGTYGLNPRLLPTSKTAEIKVKEKFARVKDEANGHYAQWVEACIAGPGKKELSSPFEIAGPLTECLLMANLAIRGADIQRKDANGKITYPGRYSKLLWDNDQMKVTNFEDVNQFVKREYRKGWTLGS
- a CDS encoding DUF1080 domain-containing protein, producing MKQYIFAVIAIVAMGCSSTAQTKKKGFVKLFDGKTTTGWHSYNKTGVGSAWEVADGALHMNPAKKGAAGGGDLVTDKEYSNYHLKYDWKVAPGANSGVIFYVHEDKKYGQTYLTGPEMQVIDNDGHKDGKIIKHRAGDLYDILKSTSEPVKPVGQWNKAEILSDNGKLTFKLNGVTIVETTMWDDNWKALIAGSKFKTWEGFGTYKTGKIALQDHGDEVWYKNISIKEL
- a CDS encoding nucleoside permease — translated: MNSTIRIKLSLMMFLEFFIWGAWFVTLGTFLAKNLNASGPETGSVFSTQSWGAIIAPFIIGLIADRYFNAEKILGVLHILGAILMYQMYNAADISVFYPYVLSYMILYMPTLALVNSVSFNQMKDPEKEFSSIRIWGTLGWIAAGLLISFAFHWDSQEGVKDGLLRNTFLMASIASIVLGLFSFLLPKTPPKGKGEKVTISDILGLDALKLLKDKNFLIFFISSILICIPLAFYYQNANNFLTNVGMDNPTGKMTIGQVSEVLFLLALPIFFKKFGFKKTILVGMLAWAIRYVLFAYGNAGELSFMLITGIALHGICYDFFFVSGQIYTNSKAGDKFKSAAQGLITLATYGIGMLIGFMVAGQITEMYKVNGAQDWKMVWIIPAGIAFVVFLIFALLFNDKTKPEPEV